One part of the Anguilla anguilla isolate fAngAng1 chromosome 11, fAngAng1.pri, whole genome shotgun sequence genome encodes these proteins:
- the snphb gene encoding syntaphilin isoform X3, whose translation MSSPANRRSAGSRSFDYCRFIELDYIPMETGFMVSMRQSRGFLTPQTPERHKRRTPAPVSSRDPYGNSCLSSSSNSGSCKGSDGSPIARRHTKYTSCTDNHGIRPPPPEQYLTPLQQKEVCIRHLRARLKETIDRLQNRDTEIDELRTQLSRMQEDWIEEECHRVEAQLALKEARKEIHQLKQVIDVVRTNLSDTDTGAVQKYFQDISVQNLKLESLLCSMELAQNDSGKEDEAAGGGARAGEGHGLPGSCDGSPACSVTRSSTYTKLSDQALADKNGNAPDFPSLSGGEETQDSGCICGDSRADLLLEAAFLSEETASLLSTYSRMPHSSTYEKLCTVEKVMPRRCSSSSSSSSHPCLSHHHLFLHHLREQAIQTDCGPAYNPDLDPINEKVFRSQACSPTSTWISEEGEDFDTITMATTTAADPAPPPLPSSFSCTCIELPPLEDEEAPPQTCQPRSVTPSSGQGGVTVVEVEVEEEEEEEVEGEDEEGAAGGAETGEGSASTAEPPQRSYWSRHFLVDLLAVAMPVVPAMAWLCRAPRREGQPVYNIGSLLRGCCTVALHSLRRGGSTWHYPAGTGGRGAQI comes from the exons ATGTCTTCCCCTGCCAACCGCAGATCTGCAGGATCACGCAG TTTTGACTATTGCAGGTTCATAGAGCTAGACTACATTCCCATGGAGACAGGCTTTATGGTTTCAATGCGCCAAAGTCGTGGATTTCTCACCCCACAAACGCCGGAGCGCCACAAGCG ACGGACACCTGCCCCAGTCAGTTCCAGGGATCCCTATGGCAACTCCTgtctcagcagcagcagcaactcTGGGTCCTGCAAGGGCAGTGATGGGAGTCCTATAGCCAG gcGTCACACGAAGTACACGTCCTGTACTGATAACCATGGCATccggcccccccctcccgagcAGTACCTGACACCCCTGCAGCAGAAGGAAGTGTGCATCCGCCACCTGCGGGCCCGGCTGAAGGAGACCATCGACAGGCTGCAGAACAG AGACACTGAGATTGACGAGCTGAGGACGCAGCTCTCCCGCATGCAGGAGGACTGGATCGAGGAGGAGTGTCACCGGGTGGAGGCGCAGCTGGCCCTGAAGGAGGCGCGGAAGGAGATCCACCAGCTGAAGCAGGTGATCGACGTGGTGCGGACCAACCTGAGCGACACGGACACGGGCGCGGTGCAGAAGTACTTCCAGGACATCAGCGTGCAGAACCTGAAGCTGGAGTCGCTGCTGTGCAGCATGGAGCTGGCGCAGAACGACTCGGGCAAGGAGGACgaggcggcggggggcggggccagggcgggggaggggcacgGCCTGCCGGGGTCCTGCGATGGCTCCCCGGCCTGCTCGGTGACCCGCAGCTCCACCTACACCAAGCTGAGCGACCAGGCGCTGGCCGATAAGAACGGGAACGCGCCCGACTTCCCCAGCCTgtcggggggggaggagacccAGGACAGCGGCTGCATCTGCGGGGACAGCCGGGCCGACCTGCTCCTGGAGGCCGCTTTCCTGTCCGAGGAGACGGCCTCCTTACTCAGCACCTACTCCCGCATGCCGCACTCCTCCACCTACGAGAAGCTGTGCACCGTGGAGAAGGTCATGCCCCGGAggtgtagcagcagcagcagcagcagcagccacccCTGCCtctcccaccaccacctcttccTCCACCACCTCAGGGAGCAAGCCATCCAGACGGACTGTGGCCCGGCGTACAACCCCGACCTGGACCCCATCAACGAGAAGGTCTTCAGGTCCCAGGCCTGcagccccacctccacctggaTCTCCGAGGAGGGGGAGGACTTTGACACCATCACCATGGCGACCACCACTGCCGCGGACCCTGCGCCGCCCCCACtgccctcctccttctcctgcacCTGCATAGAGCTGCCCCCCCTGGAGGACGAGGAGGCGCCGCCCCAAACCTGCCAGCCCAGGAGCGTGACGCCGTCATCCGGGCAGGGCGGAGTGacggtggtggaggtggaggtggaggaggaggaggaggaggaagtggagggTGAGGACGAAGAAGGGGCAGCAGGCGGCGCAGAGACAGGCGAAGGCTCCGCCTCCACCGCGGAGCCCCCCCAGCGGAGCTACTGGAGCCGACACTTCCTGGTGGACCTGCTGGCGGTGGCCATGCCCGTGGTGCCGGCCATGGCCTGGCTGTGCCGGGCTCCCCGCAGGGAGGGCCAGCCCGTCTACAACATCGGCTCTCTGCTGCGCGGCTGCTGCACCGTGGCCCTGCACTCTCTCCGCCGGGGCGGCAGCACCTGGCACTACCCAGCGGGCACCGGAGGCAGGGGGGCGCAGATCTGA
- the snphb gene encoding syntaphilin isoform X1, translated as MSSPANRRSAGSRRFNPLKALQPKRRLQQMSPIPSPPAFDYCRFIELDYIPMETGFMVSMRQSRGFLTPQTPERHKRRTPAPVSSRDPYGNSCLSSSSNSGSCKGSDGSPIARRHTKYTSCTDNHGIRPPPPEQYLTPLQQKEVCIRHLRARLKETIDRLQNRDTEIDELRTQLSRMQEDWIEEECHRVEAQLALKEARKEIHQLKQVIDVVRTNLSDTDTGAVQKYFQDISVQNLKLESLLCSMELAQNDSGKEDEAAGGGARAGEGHGLPGSCDGSPACSVTRSSTYTKLSDQALADKNGNAPDFPSLSGGEETQDSGCICGDSRADLLLEAAFLSEETASLLSTYSRMPHSSTYEKLCTVEKVMPRRCSSSSSSSSHPCLSHHHLFLHHLREQAIQTDCGPAYNPDLDPINEKVFRSQACSPTSTWISEEGEDFDTITMATTTAADPAPPPLPSSFSCTCIELPPLEDEEAPPQTCQPRSVTPSSGQGGVTVVEVEVEEEEEEEVEGEDEEGAAGGAETGEGSASTAEPPQRSYWSRHFLVDLLAVAMPVVPAMAWLCRAPRREGQPVYNIGSLLRGCCTVALHSLRRGGSTWHYPAGTGGRGAQI; from the exons ATGTCTTCCCCTGCCAACCGCAGATCTGCAGGATCACGCAG attCAACCCCCTGAAGGCTCTGCAGCCGAAACGCCGCCTGCAGCAAATGTCGCcaatcccctcccctccagc TTTTGACTATTGCAGGTTCATAGAGCTAGACTACATTCCCATGGAGACAGGCTTTATGGTTTCAATGCGCCAAAGTCGTGGATTTCTCACCCCACAAACGCCGGAGCGCCACAAGCG ACGGACACCTGCCCCAGTCAGTTCCAGGGATCCCTATGGCAACTCCTgtctcagcagcagcagcaactcTGGGTCCTGCAAGGGCAGTGATGGGAGTCCTATAGCCAG gcGTCACACGAAGTACACGTCCTGTACTGATAACCATGGCATccggcccccccctcccgagcAGTACCTGACACCCCTGCAGCAGAAGGAAGTGTGCATCCGCCACCTGCGGGCCCGGCTGAAGGAGACCATCGACAGGCTGCAGAACAG AGACACTGAGATTGACGAGCTGAGGACGCAGCTCTCCCGCATGCAGGAGGACTGGATCGAGGAGGAGTGTCACCGGGTGGAGGCGCAGCTGGCCCTGAAGGAGGCGCGGAAGGAGATCCACCAGCTGAAGCAGGTGATCGACGTGGTGCGGACCAACCTGAGCGACACGGACACGGGCGCGGTGCAGAAGTACTTCCAGGACATCAGCGTGCAGAACCTGAAGCTGGAGTCGCTGCTGTGCAGCATGGAGCTGGCGCAGAACGACTCGGGCAAGGAGGACgaggcggcggggggcggggccagggcgggggaggggcacgGCCTGCCGGGGTCCTGCGATGGCTCCCCGGCCTGCTCGGTGACCCGCAGCTCCACCTACACCAAGCTGAGCGACCAGGCGCTGGCCGATAAGAACGGGAACGCGCCCGACTTCCCCAGCCTgtcggggggggaggagacccAGGACAGCGGCTGCATCTGCGGGGACAGCCGGGCCGACCTGCTCCTGGAGGCCGCTTTCCTGTCCGAGGAGACGGCCTCCTTACTCAGCACCTACTCCCGCATGCCGCACTCCTCCACCTACGAGAAGCTGTGCACCGTGGAGAAGGTCATGCCCCGGAggtgtagcagcagcagcagcagcagcagccacccCTGCCtctcccaccaccacctcttccTCCACCACCTCAGGGAGCAAGCCATCCAGACGGACTGTGGCCCGGCGTACAACCCCGACCTGGACCCCATCAACGAGAAGGTCTTCAGGTCCCAGGCCTGcagccccacctccacctggaTCTCCGAGGAGGGGGAGGACTTTGACACCATCACCATGGCGACCACCACTGCCGCGGACCCTGCGCCGCCCCCACtgccctcctccttctcctgcacCTGCATAGAGCTGCCCCCCCTGGAGGACGAGGAGGCGCCGCCCCAAACCTGCCAGCCCAGGAGCGTGACGCCGTCATCCGGGCAGGGCGGAGTGacggtggtggaggtggaggtggaggaggaggaggaggaggaagtggagggTGAGGACGAAGAAGGGGCAGCAGGCGGCGCAGAGACAGGCGAAGGCTCCGCCTCCACCGCGGAGCCCCCCCAGCGGAGCTACTGGAGCCGACACTTCCTGGTGGACCTGCTGGCGGTGGCCATGCCCGTGGTGCCGGCCATGGCCTGGCTGTGCCGGGCTCCCCGCAGGGAGGGCCAGCCCGTCTACAACATCGGCTCTCTGCTGCGCGGCTGCTGCACCGTGGCCCTGCACTCTCTCCGCCGGGGCGGCAGCACCTGGCACTACCCAGCGGGCACCGGAGGCAGGGGGGCGCAGATCTGA
- the snphb gene encoding syntaphilin isoform X4: protein MSSPANRRSAGSRRFNPLKALQPKRRLQQMSPIPSPPARTPAPVSSRDPYGNSCLSSSSNSGSCKGSDGSPIARRHTKYTSCTDNHGIRPPPPEQYLTPLQQKEVCIRHLRARLKETIDRLQNRDTEIDELRTQLSRMQEDWIEEECHRVEAQLALKEARKEIHQLKQVIDVVRTNLSDTDTGAVQKYFQDISVQNLKLESLLCSMELAQNDSGKEDEAAGGGARAGEGHGLPGSCDGSPACSVTRSSTYTKLSDQALADKNGNAPDFPSLSGGEETQDSGCICGDSRADLLLEAAFLSEETASLLSTYSRMPHSSTYEKLCTVEKVMPRRCSSSSSSSSHPCLSHHHLFLHHLREQAIQTDCGPAYNPDLDPINEKVFRSQACSPTSTWISEEGEDFDTITMATTTAADPAPPPLPSSFSCTCIELPPLEDEEAPPQTCQPRSVTPSSGQGGVTVVEVEVEEEEEEEVEGEDEEGAAGGAETGEGSASTAEPPQRSYWSRHFLVDLLAVAMPVVPAMAWLCRAPRREGQPVYNIGSLLRGCCTVALHSLRRGGSTWHYPAGTGGRGAQI from the exons ATGTCTTCCCCTGCCAACCGCAGATCTGCAGGATCACGCAG attCAACCCCCTGAAGGCTCTGCAGCCGAAACGCCGCCTGCAGCAAATGTCGCcaatcccctcccctccagc ACGGACACCTGCCCCAGTCAGTTCCAGGGATCCCTATGGCAACTCCTgtctcagcagcagcagcaactcTGGGTCCTGCAAGGGCAGTGATGGGAGTCCTATAGCCAG gcGTCACACGAAGTACACGTCCTGTACTGATAACCATGGCATccggcccccccctcccgagcAGTACCTGACACCCCTGCAGCAGAAGGAAGTGTGCATCCGCCACCTGCGGGCCCGGCTGAAGGAGACCATCGACAGGCTGCAGAACAG AGACACTGAGATTGACGAGCTGAGGACGCAGCTCTCCCGCATGCAGGAGGACTGGATCGAGGAGGAGTGTCACCGGGTGGAGGCGCAGCTGGCCCTGAAGGAGGCGCGGAAGGAGATCCACCAGCTGAAGCAGGTGATCGACGTGGTGCGGACCAACCTGAGCGACACGGACACGGGCGCGGTGCAGAAGTACTTCCAGGACATCAGCGTGCAGAACCTGAAGCTGGAGTCGCTGCTGTGCAGCATGGAGCTGGCGCAGAACGACTCGGGCAAGGAGGACgaggcggcggggggcggggccagggcgggggaggggcacgGCCTGCCGGGGTCCTGCGATGGCTCCCCGGCCTGCTCGGTGACCCGCAGCTCCACCTACACCAAGCTGAGCGACCAGGCGCTGGCCGATAAGAACGGGAACGCGCCCGACTTCCCCAGCCTgtcggggggggaggagacccAGGACAGCGGCTGCATCTGCGGGGACAGCCGGGCCGACCTGCTCCTGGAGGCCGCTTTCCTGTCCGAGGAGACGGCCTCCTTACTCAGCACCTACTCCCGCATGCCGCACTCCTCCACCTACGAGAAGCTGTGCACCGTGGAGAAGGTCATGCCCCGGAggtgtagcagcagcagcagcagcagcagccacccCTGCCtctcccaccaccacctcttccTCCACCACCTCAGGGAGCAAGCCATCCAGACGGACTGTGGCCCGGCGTACAACCCCGACCTGGACCCCATCAACGAGAAGGTCTTCAGGTCCCAGGCCTGcagccccacctccacctggaTCTCCGAGGAGGGGGAGGACTTTGACACCATCACCATGGCGACCACCACTGCCGCGGACCCTGCGCCGCCCCCACtgccctcctccttctcctgcacCTGCATAGAGCTGCCCCCCCTGGAGGACGAGGAGGCGCCGCCCCAAACCTGCCAGCCCAGGAGCGTGACGCCGTCATCCGGGCAGGGCGGAGTGacggtggtggaggtggaggtggaggaggaggaggaggaggaagtggagggTGAGGACGAAGAAGGGGCAGCAGGCGGCGCAGAGACAGGCGAAGGCTCCGCCTCCACCGCGGAGCCCCCCCAGCGGAGCTACTGGAGCCGACACTTCCTGGTGGACCTGCTGGCGGTGGCCATGCCCGTGGTGCCGGCCATGGCCTGGCTGTGCCGGGCTCCCCGCAGGGAGGGCCAGCCCGTCTACAACATCGGCTCTCTGCTGCGCGGCTGCTGCACCGTGGCCCTGCACTCTCTCCGCCGGGGCGGCAGCACCTGGCACTACCCAGCGGGCACCGGAGGCAGGGGGGCGCAGATCTGA
- the snphb gene encoding syntaphilin isoform X5: protein MSSPANRRSAGSRRRTPAPVSSRDPYGNSCLSSSSNSGSCKGSDGSPIARRHTKYTSCTDNHGIRPPPPEQYLTPLQQKEVCIRHLRARLKETIDRLQNRDTEIDELRTQLSRMQEDWIEEECHRVEAQLALKEARKEIHQLKQVIDVVRTNLSDTDTGAVQKYFQDISVQNLKLESLLCSMELAQNDSGKEDEAAGGGARAGEGHGLPGSCDGSPACSVTRSSTYTKLSDQALADKNGNAPDFPSLSGGEETQDSGCICGDSRADLLLEAAFLSEETASLLSTYSRMPHSSTYEKLCTVEKVMPRRCSSSSSSSSHPCLSHHHLFLHHLREQAIQTDCGPAYNPDLDPINEKVFRSQACSPTSTWISEEGEDFDTITMATTTAADPAPPPLPSSFSCTCIELPPLEDEEAPPQTCQPRSVTPSSGQGGVTVVEVEVEEEEEEEVEGEDEEGAAGGAETGEGSASTAEPPQRSYWSRHFLVDLLAVAMPVVPAMAWLCRAPRREGQPVYNIGSLLRGCCTVALHSLRRGGSTWHYPAGTGGRGAQI from the exons ATGTCTTCCCCTGCCAACCGCAGATCTGCAGGATCACGCAG ACGGACACCTGCCCCAGTCAGTTCCAGGGATCCCTATGGCAACTCCTgtctcagcagcagcagcaactcTGGGTCCTGCAAGGGCAGTGATGGGAGTCCTATAGCCAG gcGTCACACGAAGTACACGTCCTGTACTGATAACCATGGCATccggcccccccctcccgagcAGTACCTGACACCCCTGCAGCAGAAGGAAGTGTGCATCCGCCACCTGCGGGCCCGGCTGAAGGAGACCATCGACAGGCTGCAGAACAG AGACACTGAGATTGACGAGCTGAGGACGCAGCTCTCCCGCATGCAGGAGGACTGGATCGAGGAGGAGTGTCACCGGGTGGAGGCGCAGCTGGCCCTGAAGGAGGCGCGGAAGGAGATCCACCAGCTGAAGCAGGTGATCGACGTGGTGCGGACCAACCTGAGCGACACGGACACGGGCGCGGTGCAGAAGTACTTCCAGGACATCAGCGTGCAGAACCTGAAGCTGGAGTCGCTGCTGTGCAGCATGGAGCTGGCGCAGAACGACTCGGGCAAGGAGGACgaggcggcggggggcggggccagggcgggggaggggcacgGCCTGCCGGGGTCCTGCGATGGCTCCCCGGCCTGCTCGGTGACCCGCAGCTCCACCTACACCAAGCTGAGCGACCAGGCGCTGGCCGATAAGAACGGGAACGCGCCCGACTTCCCCAGCCTgtcggggggggaggagacccAGGACAGCGGCTGCATCTGCGGGGACAGCCGGGCCGACCTGCTCCTGGAGGCCGCTTTCCTGTCCGAGGAGACGGCCTCCTTACTCAGCACCTACTCCCGCATGCCGCACTCCTCCACCTACGAGAAGCTGTGCACCGTGGAGAAGGTCATGCCCCGGAggtgtagcagcagcagcagcagcagcagccacccCTGCCtctcccaccaccacctcttccTCCACCACCTCAGGGAGCAAGCCATCCAGACGGACTGTGGCCCGGCGTACAACCCCGACCTGGACCCCATCAACGAGAAGGTCTTCAGGTCCCAGGCCTGcagccccacctccacctggaTCTCCGAGGAGGGGGAGGACTTTGACACCATCACCATGGCGACCACCACTGCCGCGGACCCTGCGCCGCCCCCACtgccctcctccttctcctgcacCTGCATAGAGCTGCCCCCCCTGGAGGACGAGGAGGCGCCGCCCCAAACCTGCCAGCCCAGGAGCGTGACGCCGTCATCCGGGCAGGGCGGAGTGacggtggtggaggtggaggtggaggaggaggaggaggaggaagtggagggTGAGGACGAAGAAGGGGCAGCAGGCGGCGCAGAGACAGGCGAAGGCTCCGCCTCCACCGCGGAGCCCCCCCAGCGGAGCTACTGGAGCCGACACTTCCTGGTGGACCTGCTGGCGGTGGCCATGCCCGTGGTGCCGGCCATGGCCTGGCTGTGCCGGGCTCCCCGCAGGGAGGGCCAGCCCGTCTACAACATCGGCTCTCTGCTGCGCGGCTGCTGCACCGTGGCCCTGCACTCTCTCCGCCGGGGCGGCAGCACCTGGCACTACCCAGCGGGCACCGGAGGCAGGGGGGCGCAGATCTGA
- the snphb gene encoding syntaphilin isoform X2: MLTGSSTLEPLTTPMPEPSDCFDYCRFIELDYIPMETGFMVSMRQSRGFLTPQTPERHKRRTPAPVSSRDPYGNSCLSSSSNSGSCKGSDGSPIARRHTKYTSCTDNHGIRPPPPEQYLTPLQQKEVCIRHLRARLKETIDRLQNRDTEIDELRTQLSRMQEDWIEEECHRVEAQLALKEARKEIHQLKQVIDVVRTNLSDTDTGAVQKYFQDISVQNLKLESLLCSMELAQNDSGKEDEAAGGGARAGEGHGLPGSCDGSPACSVTRSSTYTKLSDQALADKNGNAPDFPSLSGGEETQDSGCICGDSRADLLLEAAFLSEETASLLSTYSRMPHSSTYEKLCTVEKVMPRRCSSSSSSSSHPCLSHHHLFLHHLREQAIQTDCGPAYNPDLDPINEKVFRSQACSPTSTWISEEGEDFDTITMATTTAADPAPPPLPSSFSCTCIELPPLEDEEAPPQTCQPRSVTPSSGQGGVTVVEVEVEEEEEEEVEGEDEEGAAGGAETGEGSASTAEPPQRSYWSRHFLVDLLAVAMPVVPAMAWLCRAPRREGQPVYNIGSLLRGCCTVALHSLRRGGSTWHYPAGTGGRGAQI, from the exons ATGTTGACTGGTTCTTCCACTTTGGAACCCTTAACTACTCCGATGCCGGAGCCCAGTGATTG TTTTGACTATTGCAGGTTCATAGAGCTAGACTACATTCCCATGGAGACAGGCTTTATGGTTTCAATGCGCCAAAGTCGTGGATTTCTCACCCCACAAACGCCGGAGCGCCACAAGCG ACGGACACCTGCCCCAGTCAGTTCCAGGGATCCCTATGGCAACTCCTgtctcagcagcagcagcaactcTGGGTCCTGCAAGGGCAGTGATGGGAGTCCTATAGCCAG gcGTCACACGAAGTACACGTCCTGTACTGATAACCATGGCATccggcccccccctcccgagcAGTACCTGACACCCCTGCAGCAGAAGGAAGTGTGCATCCGCCACCTGCGGGCCCGGCTGAAGGAGACCATCGACAGGCTGCAGAACAG AGACACTGAGATTGACGAGCTGAGGACGCAGCTCTCCCGCATGCAGGAGGACTGGATCGAGGAGGAGTGTCACCGGGTGGAGGCGCAGCTGGCCCTGAAGGAGGCGCGGAAGGAGATCCACCAGCTGAAGCAGGTGATCGACGTGGTGCGGACCAACCTGAGCGACACGGACACGGGCGCGGTGCAGAAGTACTTCCAGGACATCAGCGTGCAGAACCTGAAGCTGGAGTCGCTGCTGTGCAGCATGGAGCTGGCGCAGAACGACTCGGGCAAGGAGGACgaggcggcggggggcggggccagggcgggggaggggcacgGCCTGCCGGGGTCCTGCGATGGCTCCCCGGCCTGCTCGGTGACCCGCAGCTCCACCTACACCAAGCTGAGCGACCAGGCGCTGGCCGATAAGAACGGGAACGCGCCCGACTTCCCCAGCCTgtcggggggggaggagacccAGGACAGCGGCTGCATCTGCGGGGACAGCCGGGCCGACCTGCTCCTGGAGGCCGCTTTCCTGTCCGAGGAGACGGCCTCCTTACTCAGCACCTACTCCCGCATGCCGCACTCCTCCACCTACGAGAAGCTGTGCACCGTGGAGAAGGTCATGCCCCGGAggtgtagcagcagcagcagcagcagcagccacccCTGCCtctcccaccaccacctcttccTCCACCACCTCAGGGAGCAAGCCATCCAGACGGACTGTGGCCCGGCGTACAACCCCGACCTGGACCCCATCAACGAGAAGGTCTTCAGGTCCCAGGCCTGcagccccacctccacctggaTCTCCGAGGAGGGGGAGGACTTTGACACCATCACCATGGCGACCACCACTGCCGCGGACCCTGCGCCGCCCCCACtgccctcctccttctcctgcacCTGCATAGAGCTGCCCCCCCTGGAGGACGAGGAGGCGCCGCCCCAAACCTGCCAGCCCAGGAGCGTGACGCCGTCATCCGGGCAGGGCGGAGTGacggtggtggaggtggaggtggaggaggaggaggaggaggaagtggagggTGAGGACGAAGAAGGGGCAGCAGGCGGCGCAGAGACAGGCGAAGGCTCCGCCTCCACCGCGGAGCCCCCCCAGCGGAGCTACTGGAGCCGACACTTCCTGGTGGACCTGCTGGCGGTGGCCATGCCCGTGGTGCCGGCCATGGCCTGGCTGTGCCGGGCTCCCCGCAGGGAGGGCCAGCCCGTCTACAACATCGGCTCTCTGCTGCGCGGCTGCTGCACCGTGGCCCTGCACTCTCTCCGCCGGGGCGGCAGCACCTGGCACTACCCAGCGGGCACCGGAGGCAGGGGGGCGCAGATCTGA